A single window of Pseudomonadota bacterium DNA harbors:
- a CDS encoding polymer-forming cytoskeletal protein — MFKKSNNSRLESLIGSNSSFQGDVHIKGTLRVDGTFEGNIAAEHVIVGEKAYIKGNITANGINIGGKVEGNLESKGLVEIAPKGFVSGDILTAKLAIAEGGTYSGRVLMDENKSNVVEFQAKDN, encoded by the coding sequence ATGTTCAAAAAGAGTAACAACAGCAGACTGGAATCACTCATTGGCTCAAACTCGAGTTTTCAAGGGGATGTTCATATAAAAGGTACACTCAGGGTAGATGGCACATTTGAGGGCAATATTGCTGCCGAACATGTAATTGTCGGTGAGAAGGCATATATAAAAGGCAACATCACAGCTAATGGCATTAACATTGGCGGCAAGGTTGAAGGAAACTTAGAGTCTAAAGGACTTGTTGAAATAGCCCCGAAGGGTTTCGTGTCCGGTGACATCCTGACCGCAAAGCTTGCAATAGCCGAAGGTGGAACATACAGCGGCAGGGTCCTTATGGATGAAAATAAATCAAATGTTGTAGAATTTCAGGCAAAAGACAACTGA